The Paenibacillus polymyxa M1 DNA segment CCCCCCTTGCTTGCTTGAATAACGCTGCAGCGAGCATATAATACAAACTATGTTCAACTGAAATGGGACATGACTGGATGGGACTGAAAATAATTATACTGAATTTAATGAATAGCTTGACGGGAGCGTAATTTATGGGTCAAATCCTTGCATGGATACTGGAATACGGATATTTGGCGATGTTCGGCTTGCTTGCCCTTGGAGTAGCTGGTATGCCGATACCCGACGAAGTGCTAATGATCGCCTTTGGCGGGCTCGTGTCTCAAGGACACTACAACTTTATTGCCGCGCTGGCAGTCACATTTTTCGGTAGTATGACAGGCATGATGCTTAGCTACACATTGGGTCGTTTGCTGGGCAAGCCACTATTGCACCGATACGGTAAATGGGTGAGGCTTACGCCCTCCAGGATTGCCTCTTCCGAAAATTGGTTCGGGCGTTATGGTACCTGGGGAATT contains these protein-coding regions:
- a CDS encoding DedA family protein; amino-acid sequence: MGQILAWILEYGYLAMFGLLALGVAGMPIPDEVLMIAFGGLVSQGHYNFIAALAVTFFGSMTGMMLSYTLGRLLGKPLLHRYGKWVRLTPSRIASSENWFGRYGTWGILFGYFVPGLRHVSSYLAGTTRLGVFRYIGYASAGALLWCGTFLGIGHAVGMHWEQVAKLMEKVTHQVGLIVILLIVLGGIIAWFWNKRKKNIT